In Carettochelys insculpta isolate YL-2023 chromosome 31, ASM3395843v1, whole genome shotgun sequence, a single window of DNA contains:
- the DDX56 gene encoding putative ATP-dependent RNA helicase DDX56, with amino-acid sequence MEPEPSFAHMGLDARLLQAIAELGWAKPTLIQEKAIPLALEGKDLLARARTGSGKTAAYAIPLIQHLLQVKMSSSVMEQAVRGLVLVPTKELGQQVLQMIRQLTAYCSRDVRVADVSGQVDVSVQRPILMEKPDVVVGTPSRVLAHLQAHSLRLCRSLEVLVLDEADLLFSFGFEEDLKNLLCHFPKIYQSFLMSATFSEEVQALKELVLHNPVTLKLQESPLPVAAQLRQYQICCAAEEDKFLLLYALLKLGLVQGKAVLFVSSLERSYRLKLFLEQFSIPACVLNAELPVQSRCHIISQFNRGFYDYIVATDEQTLAQPTGRPRGKKGAKAEKGRDPEFGVARGVDFQNVAAVINFDPPPSAKSYIHRAGRTARADNPGTVLTFLTHPECPLLAEIEEALAGESAEPVLRPYQFRMEEVEGLRYRCRDAMRSVTKQAIKEARLREIKEELLNSEKLKTYFEDNPHDLRLLRHDRPLHPAIVKPHLRNVPEYLVPPTLRAVARPLLSKRKRRRHVASSCSRPRGGFQARGGRNPLRSFRYTGRRPRRPAKTGETS; translated from the exons ATGGAGCCTGAGCCAAGTTTCGCGCACATGGGGCTGGACGCGCGGCTGCTGCAG GCCATCGCCGAGCTGGGCTGGGCCAAGCCCACGCTGATCCAGGAGAAGGCCATTCCGCTGGCCCTGGAGGGCAAGGACCTGCTGGCCCGGGCTCGGACGGGCTCTGGGAAGACGGCCGCCTACGCCATCCCCCTCATCCAGCACCTGCTGCAAGTGAAGATG tccTCATCAGTGATGGAGCAGGCGGTGCGTGGGCTGGTCCTGGTGCCCACCAAGGAGCTGGGTCAGCAGGTGCTGCAGATGATCCGGCAGCTGACGGCGTACTGCTCCCGCGATGTCCGCGTGGCTGACGTCTCCGGACAGGTGGACGTGTCTGTGCAGAG GCCCATCCTGATGGAGAAGCCGGACGTGGTGGTGGGGACACCGTCCCGGGTCCTGGCTCACCTGCAGGCCCACAGCCTGCGCTTGTGCCGCTCGCTGGAGGTGCTGGTCCTGGACGAGGCCGACCTGCTGTTCTCCTTCGGCTTTGAGGAGGATCTGAAGAACCTGCTGTG CCACTTCCCCAAGATCTACCAGAGCTTCTTGATGTCGGCCACCTTCAGCGAGGAGGTGCAGGCGCTGAAGGAGCTGGTCCTGCACAACCCG GTGACCCTCAAGCTGCAGGAGTCCCCGCTGCCTGTGGCGGCCCAGCTGCGGCAGTACCAGATCTGCTGCGCGGCCGAGGAGGACAAGTTCCTGCTGCTCTACGCGCTGCTCAAGCTGGGGCTGGTGCAAGGCAAAGCCGTCCTTTTCGTCAGCAGCCTGGAGCGCAGCTACCGCCTGAAGCTCTTCCTGGAGCAGTTCAGCATCCCAGCCTGCGTGCTCAACGCCGAGCTGCCCGTCCAGTCCCG ctgccacatcATCAGCCAGTTCAACCGGGGCTTCTACGACTACATCGTGGCCACAGACGAGCAGACGCTGGCACAGCCGACGGGGCGGCCGCGTGGGAAGAAAGGAGCCAAGGCAGAGAA ggGCAGAGACCCCGAGTTCGGCGTGGCGCGGGGCGTCGACTTCCAGAACGTGGCCGCCGTCATCAACTTCGACCCGCCCCCCTCGGCCAAGTCCTACATCCACCGGGCTGGCAG GACGGCCCGCGCCGACAACCCTGGCACCGTCCTCACCTTCCTCACCCACCCCGAGTGCCCGCTGCTGGCCGAGATCGAGGAGGCGCTTGCAGGAG AGAGCGCCGAGCCTGTGCTGCGCCCCTACCAGTTCCGCATGGAGGAGGTCGAGGGACTCCGCTACCGATGCCGG gacgcCATGCGCTCCGTCACCAAGCAGGCCATCAAGGAGGCTCGGCTGCGGGAGATTAAGGAGGAGCTGCTCAACTCGGAGAAGCTGAAG ACGTACTTCGAAGACAATCCCCACGACCTGCGGCTGCTACGCCACGACCGGCCCCTGCACCCGGCCATCGTCAAACCACACCTGCGGAACGTGCCCGAGTACCTGG tgccccccaccctgcgTGCTGTCGCCCGGCCCCTGCTCAGCAAGCGCAAGCGACGGAGGCACgtggcctccagctgcagccgCCCCCGCGGGGGCTTCCAG GCTCGGGGGGGGCGCAACCCTCTGCGGAGTTTCCGGTACACGGGGAGGAGACCCCGGCGCCCGGCCAAAACCGGGGAGACGTCCTGA
- the NPC1L1 gene encoding NPC1-like intracellular cholesterol transporter 1 — protein sequence MSGSFLLILALLGATLGLVQAEAALTEIHRAGFCSFRGECGQNPEVNVSLLQSPVPCLSNTPAQLLSGSALSKLQEVCPQLYTGPDTTYTCCTEKQLVALQLSLALSQAVLTRCPSCSENFANIYCQNICSPNQSLFTNVTRFLNRTDAQGRPQLAVLEYQCFYNRSFADLSYDSCKGVRIPSTGAYAVAAMCGKYGSTLCNSQRWLDFQGDSNNGLAPLDIDFQLVAPDAVVGDGIVPLSSNAWRCGEPVSANGEPCSCLDCAESCPQIAAPAPPPPPFRVGRLDGVLFISCLLFCLLTGLFGAFLACRCVARSRQARGKAQQSATARLTCSERLSRATHHLLGEVFRRWGTVVAFHPIAVIGVSAVVVVVLSSGMVFVKLTTDPVELWSAPDSQARQEKDFYDQHFGPFFRTNQVILTAKSRPSYTYDSLLLGRKNFSGILSMEVLLDLLELQTRLQHIEVWSEKDGKNVTLGDVCYAPLNPGNPGTTDCCVNSLLQYFQNNRTLLEMTASQTHGGQAGTVDWRDHFLYCVNSPLSFKDITNLQLSCMADYGAPVFPFLAVGGYTGEDYSEAQALILTFSLNNYPRDDQRYEWALLWEQRFLQLVQDFQRAHANRYTIAYMAERSLEDEINRTTAEDIPIFAISYLVIFLYIALALGEYTSWRRVLVDSKVTLGLGGILVVLGAVFSSMGFYAYLGLPSSLIILEVVPFLVLAVGADNIFIFVLEYQRSEREPGERREEHIGRVLGSVAPSMLLCSFSEMTCFFLGALSRMPAVRTFALSAALAVLFDFLLQMSMFVALVSLDARRQEASRLDICCCHRLSKAGCPARSGGLLRPFMLRLYTPVLLNGVVRALVMVLFLFLFCAGLYLALQVPVGLDQQLAMPKDSYMVKYFQYLNQYLMVGLPTYFVTTGGYNFSTAAGMDGICSSAGCRNDSLTQKIQYATQFPELSYLAIPASSWVDDFIDWLHPLSRCCRIKAGSDQFCPSTNTTAICPLNCIRKMSEVIRPSVAEFNRFLPWFLQDMPNLNCPKGGLGAYDTSVKLGPDGEIQASRFMAYHTPLTNSQEYTAALRVARELAANITRSLQQVPGTDPGFRVFPYTVTDVYYEQYLTIVSEGLINLGVCLAPTFVVCCLLLGMDLRSGLINLLVIVMILVDTVGAMTLWGISYNAISLINLVTAVGISVEFVSHLTRAFAVSTQPTRLEKAREATVNMGSAVFAGVAMTNLPGIVVLAFAKAQLIQIFFFRLNLLITLLGLAHGLVFLPALLSYFGPSTSPSVALAAAPQPAQKRSPEDSLAVENPDFQAKEEPSKAPPPKNPTVASDRL from the exons ATGTCGGGTTCCTTCCTGCTCATCTTGGCACTGTTGGGCGCCACCCTGGGcctg GTGCAGGCCGAGGCGGCGCTGACAGAGATCCACCGGGCCGGGTTCTGCTCCTTCCGAGGCGAGTGCGGGCAGAACCCCGAGGTCAACGTCAGCCTGCTGCAGTCGCCGGTGCCCTGCCTGTCCAACACGCCGGCCCAGCTGCTGAGCGGCTCTGCTCTCAGCAAGCTGCAGGAGGTGTGCCCCCAGCTGTACACCGGCCCCGACACCACCTACACCTGCTGCACCGAGAAACAGCTGGTGGCCCTTCAGCTcagcctggccctctcccagGCCGTCTTGACCCGCTGCCCCTCCTGCTCCGAGAACTTCGCCAACATCTACTGCCAGAACATCTGCAGCCCCAACCAGAGCCTCTTCACTAACGTCACCCGGTTCCTGAACCGCACCGACGCGCAGGGCCGGCCCCAGCTGGCCGTGCTGGAGTACCAGTGCTTCTACAACCGCTCCTTCGCCGACCTCTCCTACGACTCCTGTAAGGGCGTCCGCATCCCCTCCACCGGCGCCTACGCCGTGGCCGCCATGTGCGGCAAATACGGCTCCACCCTCTGCAACAGCCAGCGCTGGCTGGACTTCCAGGGAGACAGCAACAACGGCCTGGCCCCGCTGGACATCGACTTCCAGCTGGTGGCCCCCGACGCCGTCGTCGGGGACGGCATCGTGCCCCTCAGCAGCAACGCCTGGCGCTGCGGGGAGCCGGTCAGCGCCAACggggagccctgctcctgcctggactGTGCCGAGTCTTGTCCGCAGATCGCCGCCCCCGCGCCCCCGCCGCCTCCTTTCCGGGTGGGCAGACTGGACGGCGTTCTCTTCATCTCCTGCCTGCTCTTCTGCCTGCTCACCGGGCTCTTTGGCGCCTTCCTGGCGTGCCGCTGCGTGGCCAGGTCCAGGCAGGCCCGGGGCAAGGCGCAGCAGAGCGCCACGGCCCGGCTGACGTGCTCGGAGAGGCTCAGCCGGGCCACCCACCACCTGCTGGGGGAGGTCTTCCGGCGATGGGGCACCGTGGTGGCCTTCCACCCGATCGCCGTCATCGGGGTCTCggccgtggtggtggtggtgctctCCAGCGGGATGGTCTTTGTCAAGCTCACCACGGACCCTGTGGAGCTCTGGTCTGCCCCCGACAGCCAGGCCCGGCAGGAGAAGGACTTCTACGACCAGCACTTTGGGCCGTTCTTCCGGACCAACCAGGTGATCCTCACGGCCAAGAGTCGGCCCAGCTACACCTACGACTCCCTCCTCCTGGGCAGGAAGAACTTCAGCGGGATCCTCTCCATGGAGGTCCTGCTGGATCTTCTGGAGCTACAGACCCGGCTGCAGCACATTGAGGTCTGGTCTGAGAAGGACGGCAAGAACGTGACGCTTGGGGACGTCTGCTACGCCCCCCTCAACCCCGGCAACCCCGGCACCACCGACTGCTGCGTCAACAGCCTGCTCCAGTACTTCCAGAACAACCGCACCCTCCTGGAGATGACGGCCAGCCAGACGCACGGCGGCCAGGCAGGCACGGTGGACTGGAGAGACCATTTCCTCTACTGCGTCAA CTCGCCACTCTCCTTCAAGGACATCACCaacctgcagctgagctgcatgGCCGACTATGGTGCGCCCGTCTTCCCTTTCCTGGCCGTGGGCGGCTACACAG gggAGGATTACTCGGAGGCCCAGGCGCTCATCCTGACCTTCTCGCTGAACAACTACCCACGGGACGACCAGCGCTATGAGTGGGCACTGCTGTGGGAGCAGcgcttcctgcagctggtgcaggaCTTCCAGCGGGCACATGCCAACCGCTACACCATCGCCTACATGGCCGAG cgctCCCTAGAGGACGAGATCAACCGCACCACGGCCGAGGACATCCCCATCTTCGCCATCAGCTACCTGGTGATCTTCCTGTACATCGCGCTGGCGCTGGGCGAGTACACCAGCTGGAGGCGCGTCCTG gTGGACTCCAAGGTGACGCTGGGCCTGGGGGGTATCCTGGTGGTGCTGGGGGCCGTGTTCTCCTCCATGGGCTTCTACGCCTACCTGGGGCTGCCCTCCTCCCTCATCATCCTCGAGGTGGTGCCCTTCCTCGTGCTGGCCGTGGGCGCCGACAACATCTTCATCTTCGTGCTGGAGTACCAG CGCTCAGAGCGGGAGCCGGGCGAGCGGCGGGAGGAGCACATCGGGCGGGTGCTGGGCTCTGTGGCACCCAGCATGCTCCTGTGCAGCTTCTCTGAGATGACCTGCTTCTTTCTGG GTGCCCTGAGCCGCATGCCGGCCGTTCGCACCTTCGCCCTCAGCGCCGCCCTGGCCGTGCTCTTCGACTTCCTGCTGCAGATGTCCATGTTCGTGGCGCTGGTCTCGCTCGACGCCCGCCGGCAGGAG gccTCCCGCCTCGacatctgctgctgccaccgcctgagcaaggctgggtgCCCGGCCCGGAGCGGGGGGCTGCTGCGCCCCTTCATGCTGCGCCTCTACACCCCCGTCCTGCTCAACGGCGTCGTCAGGGCCCTGGtg ATGGTGCTTTTCCTCTTCCTGTTCTGCGCCGGGCTCTACCTGGCCCTACAGGTGCCCGTGGGGCTGGATCAGCAGCTGGCAATGCCCAAG GACTCCTACATGGTGAAGTATTTCCAGTACCTCAACCAGTACCTCATGGTGGGGCTGCCCACCTACTTCGTCACCACCGGCGGCTACAACTTCTCCACTGCCGCCGGCATGGACGGCATCTGCTCCAGTGCCGGCTGCCGCAACGACTCCCTCACCCAGAAAATCCAGTACGCCACGCAGTTCCCTGAGCT TTCCTACCTGGCCATCCCCGCCTCCTCCTGGGTGGACGACTTCATCGACTGGCTGCACCCGCTGTCGCGGTGCTGCCGCATCAAAGCAGGCAGCGACCAGTTCTGCCCCTCCACCAACA CCACGGCCATCTGCCCCCTGAACTGCATCAGGAAAATGAGCGAGGTCATTCGGCCCTCGGTGGCAGAGTTCAACCGCTTCCTGCCCTGGTTCCTGCAGGACATGCCGAACCTCAACTGCCCCAAGGG GGGCCTGGGGGCGTACGACACCTCTGTGAAGCTGGGTCCGGATGGCGAGATCCAGG cctcgcGGTTCATGGCCTACCACACGCCCCTCACCAACTCCCAGGAGTACACGGCGGCCTTGCGGGTGGCCCGGGAGCTGGCAGCCAACATCAcccgctccctgcagcaggtGCCAGGCACCGACCCCGGCTTCCGCGTCTTCCCCTACAC GGTGACCGACGTGTACTACGAGCAGTACCTCACCATCGTCAGCGAGGGGCTCATCAACCTGGGCGTGTGCCTGGCACCCACCTTCGTCgtgtgctgcctgctgctgggcatgGACCTGCGCTCCGGCCTCATCAACCTGCTCGTCATCGTCATGATCCTGGTGGACACCGTCGGGGCCATGACCCTGTGGGGCATCAGCTACAACGCCATCTCCCTTATCAACCTGGTCACG gccgTGGGCATCTCTGTGGAGTTCGTGTCCCACCTGACCCGCGCCTTCGCCGTCAGCACCCAGCCCACGCGGCTGGAGAAAGCCCGCGAGGCCACCGTTAACATGGGGAGCGCG GTCTTCGCCGGCGTGGCCATGACCAACCTGCCAGGCATCGTGGTGCTGGCGTTCGCCAaggcgcagctcatccagatctTCTTCTTCCGCCTCAACCTCCTCATCACGCTGCTGGGCCTGGCGCATGGCCTGGTCTTCCTGCCCGCGCTGCTCAGCTACTTCG ggcccagcaccagcccctccgTGGCCCTGGCCGCCGCCCCCCAGCCGGCGCAGAAGAGGAGCCCCGAGGACAGCCTGGCGGTGGAGAACCCCGACTTCCAGGCCAAGGAGGAGCCGAGCAAGGCCCCGCCGCCCAAGAACCCCACCGTGGCCTCTGACAGACTCTGA